In Gossypium raimondii isolate GPD5lz chromosome 12, ASM2569854v1, whole genome shotgun sequence, a single window of DNA contains:
- the LOC105764782 gene encoding SWI/SNF complex component SNF12 homolog — translation MNNTNIPKNFGAPSQFGNSGTVPKSQSIPMNNQPQTQGGPQFPGHFQLSEPQAQVLARAQYVQAQPPAHSQFPAQVQSQSGSNSTATATHSPLVSTPGSGGVKRSSQKPPSKNSGSSHSNMASLFKTMELTPAVLRKKRKHPERQIPDKVAAILPECALYTQLLEFEAKVDAALSRKKTDIQQSIKNPPCVQKTLRLYVFNTYANQGQTDPDKKSTEAPSWSLKIIGRVLEDGKDPVLAGKVQKSYPKFSSFFKKITVYMDASLYPDNHVILWESARSPALHEGFELKRKGDKESTVRIRLEMNHRPERFKLSPALAEVLGIEVDTRPRILAAIWHYVKSKKLQNYEDNSFFSCDPPLQKVFGEEKMKFIMVSQKISQHLTPLPPIHLEHRIKLSGNCPVGSTCYDVLVDVPYPLETEKSAFLSDMEKNKDIDACDEVICTSIKKIHEHCRRRAFFLGFSQSPAEFINALIASQGKDLKLFAGEANHNAEKERRSEFYNQPWIEDAVIRYLNRKSMGGDSLGST, via the exons ATGAATAACACTAACATACCAAAGAATTTTGGGGCTCCATCCCAGTTTGGGAATTCCGGGACGGTGCCAAAATCGCAATCTATTCCCATGAACAATCAACCACAGACACAAGGTGGGCCTCAGTTTCCAGGCCACTTTCAATTGTCTGAGCCTCAAGCACAGGTGCTTGCGCGGGCACAATATGTGCAGGCTCAGCCTCCTGCTCATTCCCAATTCCCAGCTCAAGTGCAGTCACAAAGCGGTAGTAATAGTACTGCTACAGCCACCCATTCCCCTTTGGTTTCCACCCCTGGCTCAGGTGGTGTCAAGCGGTCTTCTCAGAAGCCACCTTCAAAAAATTCCGGTTCATCTCATAGTAATATGGCTTCTCTGTTTAAAACAATGGAGTTAACCCCGGCTGTTCTTAGGAAAAAGCGGAAGCATCCTGAGAGACAAATACCTGATAAGGTGGCTGCAATCTTACCAGAATGCGCTCTATATACTCAGTTGCTTGAATTTGAGGCTAAGGTCGATGCTGCTTTGTCAAGAAAGAAGACCGACATTCAACAGTCTATTAAAAATCCTCCCTGTGTTCAGAAGACTCTTAGACTATATGTTTTCAATACTTATGCCAATCAGGGACAAACAGATCCTGACAAGAAGAGTACCGAGGCTCCATCATGGTCACTTAAGATTATTGGTAGGGTTTTGGAAGATGGGAAAGACCCTGTTCTGGCTGGAAAGGTTCAGAAATCATACCCAAAATTCTCGTCTTTCTTTAAGAAAATTACAGTATACATGGATGCAAGTCTCTATCCAGATAACCATGTAATCTTATGGGAGAGTGCTCGATCACCAGCCCTTCATGAGGGTTTTGAGTTGAAGAGGAAAGGAGACAAGGAATCAACTGTGAGAATAAGACTGGAAATGAATCATCGGCCTGAAAGATTTAAACTTTCTCCTGCTCTAGCAGAAGTCTTGGGAATTGAAGTAGATACACGCCCAAGAATCTTGGCTGCGATTTGGCATTATGTGAAGTCAAAGAAGTTGCAGAATTATGAAGACAATTCCTTCTTTTCATGCGATCCACCTCTGCAGAAGGTATTCGgggaagaaaaaatgaaattcattatGGTTTCACAAAAGATATCACAGCATTTAACTCCTCTACCACCTATACATTTGGAACATAGGATCAAGCTTTCAGGGAACTGTCCTGTTGGATCCACTTGCTACGATGTCCTGGTTGATGTGCCTTACCCATTAGAAACGGAAAAGTCTGCATTTTTGTCAGACATGGAAAAGAACAAAGATATTGATGCTTGTGATGAAGTGATTTGTACTTCTATAAAGAAAATACACGAGCATTGTCGGAGACGAGCTTTCTTCCTTGGTTTCAGCCAGTCTCCTGCAGAGTTTATTAATGCTTTGATAGCTTCTCAAGGCAAGGATTTGAAGCTTTTTGCTGGAGAAGCTAACCATAATGCTGAAAAGGAGCGGCGATCTGAATTCTATAACCAACCATG GATTGAAGATGCTGTAATCCGTTACCTGAATCGTAAGTCTATGGGAGGGGATTCTCTTGGAAGCACTTGA
- the LOC105764783 gene encoding SNF1-related protein kinase regulatory subunit gamma-1 has translation MAMAMASVQLGRQTSIQDSPRSPEAKLGMQVEDLWDVQEPELSPNEKLNACFESIPVSAFPIAPQGIEIKSDASLAEAVQILAQNKILSAPVVDVDAPEDATWMDRYIGIVEFAGIAVWILQQSEPSSPRSPSSPNGAEFAIAANGMVSAAGLGALGPEDASITSGDFFEALTSSEFYKNTKVRDISGSFRWAPFLALQKSNTFLTMLLLLSKYKMKSVPVLDLGDGKIDNIITQSAVIHMLAECTGLHWFESWGSKKLSEIGLPTMSPEHIITVYEDEPVLQAFKLMRKKRIGGIPVIECGRKKAIGNISLRDVQFLLTAPDIYCDYRSITAKNFLIAVRNYLEKHEKRSPMLSGMITCKRDETVKELIQKLDSEKIQRVYVTDEDGNLEGVITLRDIISRLVHEPRGYFGDFFDGVLPLPENSRV, from the exons ATGGCTATGGCTATGGCGAGTGTGCAACTCGGGAGACAAACTAGCATACAAGACAGTCCAAGGAGTCCTGAAGCAAAGCTTGGGATGCAAGTGGAGGATTTGTGGGATGTTCAGGAACCAGAGCTTAGTCCTAATGAAAAGCTCAACGCTTGTTTTGAGAGCATCCCTGTTTCTGCTTTCCCTATTGCTCCTCAAG GGATTGAGATAAAATCGGATGCGAGTCTGGCCGAGGCTGTTCAAATACTAGCTCAAAACAAGATTCTTAGCGCGCCTGTTGTCGATGTTGATGCTCCTGAGGATGCAACATGGATGGACAGATATATTGGCATTGTAGAGTTTGCAGGGATTGCTGTATGGATTTTGCAGCAG TCGGAACCATCTTCACCTAGAAGTCCTTCATCTCCGAATGGAGCCGAGTTTGCTATAGCTGCTAATGGAATGGTCTCTGCTGCAGGACTCGGGGCTTTAGGCCCTGAAGATGCTTCAATTACTTCTGGAGACTTTTTTGAGGCTTTAACTTCCTCCGAGTTTTATAAGAACACCAAG GTTCGTGATATCTCGGGGTCATTCCGCTGGGCACCATTCCTTGCTTTGCAGAAATCAAACACCTTTTTGACCATGTTGTTACTTCTTTCTAAGTACAAAATGAAGAGCGTTCCAGTACTTGATCTGGGCGATGGAAAGATCGATAACATCATAACACAGTCAGCTGTCATTCACATGTTAGCAGAATGCACTGGACTTCACTGGTTTGAAAGCTGGGGAAGTAAGAAGCTTTCAGAGATCGGTCTTCCCACGATGTCCCCTGAGCACATTATCACA GTATACGAAGATGAACCAGTGCTTCAGGCCTTTAAGCTAATGAGGAAAAAGAGAATCGGAGGCATACCCGTCATTGAATGCGGAAGGAAAAAAGCTATCGGTAACATAAGCCTTCGAGATGTACAGTTCCTTTTAACCGCACCAGATATCTACTGTGACTACAG ATCAATCACAGCCAAGAACTTCCTAATAGCGGTTCGAAACTACTTGGAGAAACACGAGAAGAGGTCACCAATGTTGAGTGGCATGATAACTTGCAAGAGGGATGAAACAGTCAAAGAGTTGATTCAAAAGCTCGACTCTGAGAAGATCCAACGAGTGTACGTCACAGATGAGGACGGGAACTTGGAAGGAGTGATCACACTTAGAGACATCATTTCAAGGTTAGTACACGAACCGCGTGGCTACTTTGGTGATTTCTTCGATGGTGTGTTGCCTTTACCAGAAAACAGCAGGGTTTAA
- the LOC105764785 gene encoding exocyst complex component EXO70B1, with product MTTTTTNLGAGSEDRVMATAQQILKSLNTPKEVREDMLLIFSSFDNRLSNITDLINENSDSAGVRFDAAEKVILQWDSSSSSSNADASRHSLPWEDSPDEAAEYLSAVDEILHLVADMSIRSDNKIMDRAETAIQMAMSRLEDEFRLVLIRNTVPLDSERLYGSIRRVSLSFAANDGEIGEEFESFAEVDSERGCFHERGPSFGDDLCVVLINPDAVMELKEIADRMINAGYEKECVQAYSNVRRDALDECLVILGVEKLSIEEVQKIEWKALDEKMKKWIQAVKITVRVLLNGEKRLCDQIFNGSNSIKEICFNETAKGCVMQLLNFGEAVAIGKRSSEKLFRILDMYDVLADALLEFEMMFMDEYMCTEAKGVLAGLGDAAKGTFLEFENAVKNEASKKPMQNGEIHPLTRYVMNYVKLLVDYSETLNSLLENDEDEADGLKSEDGELEMMTPFAKRLLLLISSLESNLEEKSKLYEDGALHCIFLMNNNLYIVQKVKDSELRKLLGDNWVRKRRGSIRQYATSYLRTCWTKALHCLKDEGIGGSSNNASKVALKERFKSFNACFEDIYRVQTGWKVPDPQLREELRISISEKVIPAYRSFMGRFGSQLESGRHAGKYIKYTPEDLENYLLDLFEGSPLVLHHMRRKST from the coding sequence ATGACGACGACTACGACCAACCTTGGAGCGGGCAGCGAGGACCGGGTCATGGCGACGGCTCAGCAGATCTTGAAGAGTCTCAACACTCCGAAAGAGGTTCGTGAAGACATGCTGTTGATCTTCTCCAGCTTTGATAACCGCTTGTCTAACATCACTGATTTAATCAACGAAAACTCGGATAGCGCTGGCGTCCGCTTCGACGCTGCCGAGAAAGTGATTCTCCAGTGGGActcttcctcttcctcctcCAACGCTGATGCTTCTCGCCACTCTCTCCCCTGGGAAGACTCTCCCGATGAAGCCGCCGAGTACCTCTCTGCGGTCGACGAAATCCTTCATTTGGTTGCTGATATGTCCATCCGGTCCGATAACAAAATCATGGACCGGGCGGAGACGGCTATTCAGATGGCTATGTCGAGGCTGGAAGACGAGTTTCGCCTTGTTTTGATTAGGAACACAGTCCCGCTTGATTCGGAGAGGCTTTACGGTTCGATCCGGAGGGTTTCCCTTTCATTCGCAGCGAACGACGGGGAAATTGGTGAAGAATTCGAGAGTTTCGCAGAGGTTGATAGCGAAAGAGGGTGCTTTCACGAGCGAGGACCGAGTTTCGGCGATGATTTATGCGTGGTTTTGATAAACCCTGATGCTGTTATGGAATTGAAAGAGATTGCTGACCGGATGATCAATGCCGGGTACGAAAAAGAGTGCGTTCAAGCTTATAGTAATGTTAGGCGTGATGCTTTGGATGAGTGTTTGGTGATTCTCGGAGTTGAGAAGTTAAGTATTGAGGAAGTTCAAAAGATTGAATGGAAAGCTTTGGatgaaaagatgaagaaatggATTCAGGCTGTTAAGATTACTGTTAGGGTTCTTTTGAATGGGGAAAAGAGGCTTTGTGATCAAATTTTCAATGGATCGAATTCAattaaagagatttgttttaaTGAAACCGCGAAAGGGTGTGTAATGCAGTTGTTGAATTTCGGGGAAGCAGTGGCTATTGGGAAAAGATCATCTGAGAAGCTGTTTAGGATCCTGGATATGTATGATGTGTTAGCAGATGCATTGCTCGAGTTCGAGATGATGTTCAtggatgaatatatgtgtacaGAGGCGAAGGGAGTGTTGGCTGGATTAGGGGATGCGGCGAAAGGGACATTTTTGGAGTTTGAGAATGCTGTGAAGAATGAGGCTTCAAAAAAACCTATGCAGAACGGGGAGATTCATCCGCTTACTCGTTATGTGATGAACTATGTGAAACTGCTTGTAGATTATAGTGAGACTTTGAATTCCTTATTGGAGAATGACGAGGATGAAGCGGACGGATTGAAGAGTGAAGACGGTGAGCTAGAGATGATGACTCCTTTTGCGAAACGGTTGCTGTTGTTGATATCCTCTTTGGAATCAAATCTTGAGGAGAAATCAAAACTATACGAGGATGGTGCATTACATTGTATCTTTCTGATGaataataatctatatataGTGCAAAAGGTGAAGGATTCGGAGCTAAGAAAGCTTTTGGGAGACAACTGGGTTCGTAAGCGGCGTGGCTCAATACGCCAGTATGCAACAAGTTATCTGAGGACTTGTTGGACCAAAGCTTTACATTGTTTGAAAGATGAAGGAATTGGTGGTAGCTCGAACAATGCCTCCAAGGTAGCCTTGAAGGAAAGATTTAAGAGCTTCAATGCATGTTTTGAGGACATATATAGGGTTCAGACAGGTTGGAAGGTCCCAGATCCTCAACTTCGTGAAGAGCTTCGAATTTCCATATCAGAGAAAGTAATTCCAGCTTATCGCTCCTTCATGGGGAGGTTCGGGAGTCAGCTAGAGAGTGGAAGGCATGCTGGAAAATACATTAAGTATACACCAGAGGATTTAGAAAACTATCTATTGGATTTGTTTGAAGGCTCACCTCTTGTTCTTCACCATATGAGAAGAAAGAGTACATAG
- the LOC105764786 gene encoding pentatricopeptide repeat-containing protein At5g50390, chloroplastic, whose protein sequence is MEISLACYQSISLDKIQNSFRFPSSIHEVFRTKPLFSDYCFRFNRRKCGNPCDKIKCFSLEQGLQPRRPKPKPSRNTDSDLKETEETHVKRPSVGICSQIEKLAFCNRYREALELFEILELEGGFDVGLSTYDALVSACIGLGSVRAVKRVFSYMISNGFEPDQYMSNRVLLMHVKCGMMIDARSLFDEMPERNLVSWNTIIAGLVDVGDYFEAFRLFLLMWEEFSDCGSRTIATMIRASAGLELISVGRQLHSAAVKFGVGEDIFVSCALIDMYSKCGSIEDAQWAFDEMPEKTTVGWNSIIAGYALHGYSEEALSMFYEMRDSGVKMDHFTFSMIIRISSRLASVEYAKQVHAGLIRHGFGLDIVANTALVDFYSKWGRVEDAKHVFDRMPCKNTISWNALIAGYGNHGWGAEAVELFEQMLREKMRPNHVTFLAVLSACSHSRLFERGWEIFQSMSRDHKIKPRAMHYACMIELLGQEGLLDEAFALIRGAPFKPTANMWAALLTASRVNVNLELGKYAAEKLYGMEPEKLSNYVVLLNIYHQSGKLKEAAGVLQTLRRKGLRMLPVCSWIEVNKQSHVFLSGDKSHVQTNEIYEKVDSLVHEISKHGYVPKEKTLLPDVDEQEQRILLYHSEKLAVAFGLINTMKGSPLQIVQNHRICNDCHNAIKLIALVTRREIVVRDASRFHHFKDGSCSCGDYW, encoded by the coding sequence ATGGAAATCTCACTTGCTTGTTACCAATCCATTTCATTAGATAAAATACAGAATAGTTTTCGCTTTCCTTCATCAATCCATGAGGTATTCAGAACAAAGCCTTTGTTTTCCGATTATTGTTTTCGATTCAATAGGAGAAAATGTGGTAACCCATGTGATAAAATTAAGTGTTTTTCTCTTGAGCAAGGGCTGCAGCCACGGCGGCCCAAGCCAAAACCTTCTAGGAATACTGACTCTGACTTGAAAGAAACAGAAGAGACCCATGTTAAAAGACCCAGTGTCGGGATTTGTAGTCAGATAGAGAAATTGGCTTTTTGTAATAGGTATAGGGAAGCGCTTGAATTGTTTGAGATTTTGGAACTTGAAGGTGGTTTTGATGTGGGTTTAAGCACGTATGACGCATTAGTGAGCGCTTGTATTGGGTTGGGATCTGTACGAGCAGTTAAGAGAGTATTTAGTTACATGATAAGTAATGGGTTTGAGCCGGATCAGTATATGAGTAACAGGGTGCTGCTTATGCATGTGAAATGTGGGATGATGATCGATGCACGTAGTTTATTTGATGAAATGCCGGAGAGGAATTTGGTTTCATGGAATACCATCATAGCTGGACTGGTCGATGTTGGGGATTACTTCGAGGCGTTTAGGTTGTTTCTTCTTATGTGGGAGGAGTTCTCTGATTGTGGATCTCGAACTATAGCGACAATGATCCGGGCATCTGCAGGGCTAGAACTCATTTCAGTAGGAAGGCAGCTACATTCGGCTGCAGTGAAGTTCGGTGTAGGTGAAGATATCTTCGTGTCTTGTGCACTGATTGACATGTATAGTAAGTGTGGCAGCATTGAAGATGCTCAATGGGCTTTTGATGAGATGCCAGAGAAGACTACTGTAGGATGGAATTCAATTATAGCAGGTTATGCTCTTCATGGTTACAGTGAGGAAGCGCTAAGTATGTTCTATGAGATGCGTGATTCTGGTGTTAAAATGGAccatttcacattttcaatgATTATCAGAATTAGTTCAAGGTTAGCTTCAGTTGAATATGCCAAGCAAGTTCATGCAGGTCTGATTCGCCATGGATTTGGGTTGGACATTGTGGCTAACACCGCTCTCGTGGACTTCTATAGCAAATGGGGGAGAGTAGAAGATGCTAAACATGTTTTTGACAGGATGCCTTGCAAGAATACAATATCTTGGAATGCTTTAATTGCTGGATATGGTAATCACGGTTGGGGAGCTGAGGCCGTGGAATTGTTTGAGCAAATGCTTCGGGAAAAAATGAGACCTAACCATGTTACTTTTCTTGCTGTGTTATCTGCTTGTAGCCACTCAAGATTATTTGAACGTGGTTGGGAAATTTTTCAGTCGATGAGTAGAGATCACAAGATCAAACCCCGTGCAATGCATTATGCTTGTATGATTGAATTATTAGGTCAAGAGGGACTTCTAGATGAAGCCTTTGCATTGATAAGAGGTGCTCCCTTCAAGCCTACGGCAAATATGTGGGCTGCACTGTTAACCGCCAGTCGTGTTAATGTAAATTTGGAGCTTGGGAAATATGCAGCCGAGAAATTGTATGGGATGGAACCTGAAAAGCTTAGTAATTATGTTGTACTTTTGAATATCTACCACCAATCAGGCAAGTTAAAGGAAGCAGCCGGTGTTTTGCAGACTTTGAGAAGAAAGGGCTTGCGAATGCTTCCTGTCTGCAGTTGGATTGAAGTTAATAAACAATCACATGTTTTCCTTTCTGGAGACAAATCCCATGTCCAGACCAATGAGATTTATGAGAAAGTTGATAGCTTGGTACACGAAATCTCAAAGCATGGTTATGTTCCAAAGGAGAAAACTCTGCTGCCTGATGTGGACGAGCAGGAGCAGCGCATATTGTTGTACCACAGTGAGAAATTAGCAGTAGCTTTTGGCCTGATAAATACTATGAAAGGATCCCCTTTGCAAATCGTGCAGAACCATCGAATTTGCAATGACTGCCACAATGCTATCAAGTTGATAGCTTTGGTCACTCGGAGAGAAATCGTAGTGAGGGATGCTAGTAGATTTCACCATTTCAAAGATGGGAGCTGTTCCTGTGGTGATTATTGGTGA
- the LOC105764787 gene encoding uncharacterized protein LOC105764787, which produces MAPHDIRRPFKRAAISDQQKRRELSLLRQAQNRRDAQQQARCLASSILSLQSAAPESQPEQSDIELETVPEAEPESEAFSKDLDVRQASKLRGPEVRKWFARQLMLPEWMIDVPDRLAQDWYVFARPAGKRCFVVSSNGTTVSRQRNGSILHHFPSALPAGAKIRDGSGSAQSYCILDCIFHELDQTYYVIDMVCWNGYSLYDCTAEFRFYWLNSKLEESGACNAPSHYHKFRFSAVPVYNCDQSGLHAAYTGVVPYAKDGLLFYNKHALYQTGNTPLALVWKDENCSQYVIDTDGKGEIPSQQQVVLELQDDRKLVTSDDPPVLFGCLDGDIIEKSGLHTGNLLRFAIGDGGLSFVDGKLEKADLIYLGKSNRARAFADSYSKVLFQFMVRHSPLKIDDLLASINSANDQEKTPSDIEMVG; this is translated from the exons ATGGCGCCGCACGACATTCGCCGTCCGTTCAAGCGAGCGGCGATATCCGATCAGCAGAAGCGGAGGGAGCTCTCGCTGCTCCGTCAAGCGCAGAATCGTCGCGATGCTCAACAGCAAGCTCGCTGCTTGGCTTCGTCTATTCTCTCTCTCCAGTCTGCTGCACCCGAATCCCAACCCGAACAATCCGACATCGAATTAGAAACCGTACCCGAAGCCGAACCAGAATCTGAAGCTTTTTCGAAAGACCTCGATGTCCGTCAAGCTTCGAAGCTCCGAGGACCAGAGGTTCGAAAATGGTTCGCGAGGCAGCTTATGCTTCCTGAGTGGATGATCGACGTCCCTGATCGCTTGGCCCAAGACTG GTATGTATTTGCAAGGCCAGCTGGAAAGCGATGCTTTGTGGTTTCATCAAACGGAACGACAGTGAGCAGGCAAAGAAACGGCTCCATTTTGCATCATTTCCCATCGGCTTTACCAGCTGGAGCCAAGATCAGAGATGGCTCGGGCTCAGCTCAATCATATTGTATCCTGGATTGCATTTTCCACGAG TTGGATCAGACTTACTATGTGATTGATATGGTTTGCTGGAATGGATACTCTCTCTATGATTGTACTGCTGAGTTTAGATTCTATTGGTTGAACTCGAAGCTCGAAGAGAGCGGTGCTTGCAATGCGCCTTCACATTATCATAAATTTAGGTTCAGTGCTGTTCCAGTGTATAATTGTGATCAGAGTGGCCTACATGCAGCATACACTGGAGTTGTGCCGTATGCTAAGGATGGATTACTGTTTTATAACAA GCATGCACTCTATCAAACTGGCAACACACCCCTAGCATTAGTCTGGAAGGATGAAAACTGTAGTCAATATGTTATTGACACCGATGGTAAAGGAGAGATCCCAAGCCAACAACAG GTAGTTTTGGAGCTGCAAGATGATAGAAAACTGGTAACATCAGATGACCCTCCTGTGCTGTTTGGCTGCTTAGACGGGGATATCATAGAAAAG TCAGGGCTGCATACAGGGAACCTTTTACGGTTTGCTATTGGTGATGGAGGATTGAGTTTTGTAGATGGGAAGCTTGAGAAGGCTGATTTGATTTATCTTGGCAAGTCCAACCGGGCACGAGCTTTTGCAGATAGTTACTCAAAG GTTTTGTTCCAGTTCATGGTTCGACATTCTCCTCTAAAGATAGATGATCTTCTAGCATCAATTAACTCCGCAAATGATCAAGAAAAGACACCAAGTGACATCGAGATGGTTGGTTGA